Proteins encoded together in one Microcaecilia unicolor chromosome 3, aMicUni1.1, whole genome shotgun sequence window:
- the NEUROD4 gene encoding neurogenic differentiation factor 4 has protein sequence MAKPYAKSKEMAELVSSTSWIDEALSSQDMMQDQVRRQPAYDMMGNINSEEQGSMDEEEEEEEDGEKPKRRGPKKKKMTKARMERFRARRVKANARERTRMHGLNDALENLRQVMPCYSKTQKLSKIETLRLARNYIWALSEVLESGQTTEGKGFIEMLCKGLSQPTSNLVAGCLQLSSPAMFFDKHEEKSMICESAIPGHTFNYQSPGLPSPPYGNVEAHLLHLKPITFKSLLNPSFVSHNSDCTTPPYEGPLTPPLSITGNFSLKQNGSPDLDKSYPFIGQYPSVSLGEGHRHASHIHSMVPRYELPIDMTYESIPQHVIGSQINGIFNK, from the coding sequence ATGGCCAAACCATATGCCAAGTCCAAAGAGATGGCAGAACTTGTCAGCAGCACCTCCTGGATTGATGAAGCACTGAGTTCTCAGGATATGATGCAAGACCAGGTCCGGAGGCAGCCTGCTTATGACATGATGGGCAATATCAACAGCGAGGAACAAGGTAGCATGGatgaagaagaagaggaagaagaagatgGTGAAAAGCCAAAGAGACGGGGAccaaagaagaagaagatgacAAAGGCCAGGATGGAGAGATTTCGGGCACGCAGAGTGAAAGCCAATGCCAGAGAACGTACTCGCATGCATGGCCTCAATGACGCCTTGGAAAACCTGAGGCAGGTCATGCCATGCTACTCCAAGACACAGAAGCTTTCTAAGATCGAAACATTAAGGCTTGCGAGGAATTATATCTGGGCACTGTCAGAGGTGCTTGAGAGTGGGCAGACAACAGAAGGGAAGGGCttcattgaaatgctttgcaaAGGGTTGTCACAGCCAACTAGCAACCTAGTGGCTGGCTGCCTACAGTTAAGTTCCCCAGCTATGTTTTTTGACAAACATGAAGAAAAGTCCATGATTTGTGAATCTGCCATTCCTGGCCATACCTTCAATTACCAATCTCCAGGGCTTCCAAGCCCACCCTATGGCAATGTAGAAGCCCATCTTTTACATTTAaagcccatcactttcaaaagcCTACTGAATCCTTCCTTTGTGAGTCATAATTCAGACTGTACCACTCCACCATATGAGGGGCCTTTGACACCTCCTCTGAGCATCACTGGGAATTTCTCCTTGAAGCAAAATGGATCTCCAGATCTAGACAAATCCTACCCCTTTATAGGCCAGTACCCATCAGTGAGCTTGGGAGAAGGCCATAGACATGCATCTCATATTCACAGCATGGTACCCAGGTATGAGCTTCCGATTGACATGACTTATGAATCCATTCCACAGCATGTGATTGGATCTCAGATAAATGGCATATTTAACAAATAA